The Infirmifilum lucidum DNA segment GCGAGGGAGAACTGGGAGTCGGAGTGCGGAAAGGCGTGAGAGAGGGCGTCGTGGAGGGGGCCGCCGGGAGGGCTCGGAGGGGCAGGCGGCTGGTTTTTGTCCCAGTATTGTCCCAAACGATCTCTGAAAATAAAGTAACGACGTGTTTTATTTTCATTTGTCCCAACCTATTTCAACGCATTTATGTAAAGTAAACCAGGACAGTTTGTGGAGGGCCGGGGGGCTTGGGCGGGCTGGCAGCTGCTGGCCACGGCCTGAAAGCTCTCCTGTGCTGGCCCATGCCGCGCTCGTGGCTGTGGTAGTCACTTTTTTTATCGTGGTTTTCCTCCTTGTCTTGTGATGATGGCGAGGGGCCACGTCGGGCTGGCTCTTGCGCTGTACTCCCTTTTCCTGGCCCTCTACCCCGGCAGGCTCTCCGACATGTACGTCTTCATCTTAATGATGGTGTACGTCGGCTTTGCCACGCTGCCGGACATCGACATAAGGCTGCTGGTAAAGCACAGGGGGGTCACGCACAGCCTGGTCGGCGCCGTGCTCTCGGGGCTCTTCGGCTTGGCGATAACGTACCCGGCTTACCCGAACCGCCTGGACTACGCGCTGGTCAGCTTCGCCGGGGGCTTCGCGGCGACGCTCACGCACATGCTCGGCGACGTGTTCACCTACAGCAAGTTCAAGCCGCTCTACCCGCTCTCCCACAAGGAGGTCGCCCTCGGGCTGTTCGCGTCATCCGACCCGAGGGTGAACAACATCCTCGCGAGGGCCGGGCTCTCGGCGTTCACTGTAGCGTTCATGCACAAGGCAATGGTCGACACCGGGGTGTACGAGAACATACCTCTAGGCGCAGCGTTGCTGTGGGCAGTAACGCTGGGTGCTGTAGGCGCAGTACTCTCCGGTCAGTCCCCCAGGGCTGTGTCCAGCAGGCTCTTGAAGGCAGTGGAGCTTGCGCCCAACCCCCCGACTGCCAGGCGCGCCCGGTCAGCAGACGACTACTTCAAGAGAGTGGACGACTACTACAGGAGCATTGAGAGGTCGTTGAACAACTACTATAGGAGTGTCGAGAGGTCGTTGAGCGATTACTATAGGAGCTTCGAGAGCTCGTTTAGCGGCTCTACAGGGGGCAGGAAGAGGAGGAAGAGAAAATAGGAGTATTTTCCCGTTTTCTTTTTCCTCAGCTTTCCGATAAGTATACAGGTGTTCTAGGGTGTGCTGGGCTTTAGCCTAGAACTTTTACGAGCAATCCTGCGGTTGTAGGGGCCCGTCGCCGTGGAGCGCGGGGGCTCAGGTGGGCCATTCCAGACGGGGGTGTTGCCGGGATCCTGGGGGCTGGCGCTAGCGAGTAACGGGCAGCAAGGCATATTTACCCGTTTTTAAAATGGAAACATAGTGGAGGCTTGCTTGTCCAGAATCTCTAACTGGATGAGTGCTGGAGCGATGAATGATTTAAAGCTATTAATTTTACAAACAATTACTCAAATACGTGTTCTCTTGTAAAAAGTAAAATGGCCATTGCAAACTAGCTTTAAAATGGAATTAAAAACTAGGATTTTATGATCAAAATGCAAAACTCTTATCAGCGAGGGCCTCTGCTAGAGCCACGATAAGCATGAAGGCGTTGGTGAGAGTACTACTGGAGCAGCTGAAGAGCCCCGCCATACTAGTCCCGCTCGTGCTACTAGTGCTCTCCGCGGCCACGGGCCTCGCAGACCCCAAGAACGACCCGTTTCCCACTCCCAACCAGGGGTAAGGCTTAAATTATCGTTTTCTTTTTTTGTCTTCGGATTCGGTTATGGGCTTTAGGGTTGACGTTGAGAGACTACTTTACGCCCTTCCATACTCCAGGACTCTGCGCGAGCTCGCGAGAAACTCGAAGGTATCGCACACGGCGGCTAGGCGCATTGTAAGAGAGCTGTCCACAGAAGGCGCGTTCAGGTTCGTTCCGGACGACTCCTTCTACGGCTTGACTAGGCTCGTGGCGTTCGTGGACAGGGTGCCAAGGAGGCTCCCCTTCACCACCACGGGCGTGAGGTCGCTAGTGTCTCAGGAAGGCATGCACACGCTGGTGATGGCATACCTGCCCGAGGCGCTGGCGGGCAAGTACGTCGAGAGCCTCTCGGAGGAGGCCGGCGTGCTGGAGTGGTTTGTCACGAGGGACTACGTGGCGTGGCTGCCGAGGCCCGAGTTGAGGGGTGTGTCGCCCGGGGAGTTTGACGGCCTCGTTGACAGGGCCCCGGAGTACATACCGCCGAGGACGAACCTCAGGCCTCTCGCTGTCCCGGATCAGATAGACCTTGTGCTGCTGTGGGGCAAGCTGCTGATGGGGCCTTTCGCGAGGCCGACGGAGATATACAGCAGGGCTTCCCGGGAGGAGGGGCTACCCGCGGTGTCCAAGCAGGTGCTGAGCTACCACTACAGGGCCCACGTGCAGCCCGGCTGGAGGTACAGCACGTACTTCAAGTACATCAGTAGCGAGGAGCTGCCGTTCGTGGCGTACTACGTGAGGGGCAGGGAGGCCGAGAGGGTTGCCAGGGCGCTGGCGCTGCTACCGAACCTCGGGATGTCCCTGATAGGGGACGGGAGGGCGCTGTACATGGGGCAGTTGCAGTGCAGGTACCATACGCTGTTTGCGGAGATACCGCAGTCGTACGGCGTGGAGGCTACGCTGATGTTCATGAAGCTAGATCTTCGCCTCGACGTGCCCAGGCTATGGCGCCTGCTCGACGCCGAGCATAGGAAGTGGCGCTGGGTCGAGGAGAAGGTCGAGGTCAGGGCCAGGCACTAAAACACCAATATATTATTTTATTTCTTAGGTTATTTTTGCTACTCCCTGGCTCGGCCTGGCGCTCTCCTCGGGCTCTCTTGGGCCCTGGCGGCCTGGGCTCCGTCTTCCCGGGGGTCTTGGAGCGAAGGCACCCGTAGGCGCCACCTGGCTTATCGCCGTGCGGCTCAGCCCCTCGAGGCCACTACCTATGCTCCTCGGGCGGGTTGGAGAAGTCGAGGCCGGTGTCGCTGAGCGCTACTCTAGCCATGAAGGCGTAGGGAGAGAAGCTTTGCTCGGCCCTGGTGCTGGGTGTGGGGTGCCTGCTGTCTGCCGCTCTTCTCCCAGCGCGCTACGCTTATCAGCCCCGCTCTCCAGTTCTAGCCGGGTTCGTATGGGCTCGGGCGGGCAGGGGAACGTGAGAGCCCACGTCTACGTCTCGGGCTTCGTGCAGGGCGTGGGCTTCCGCTACTCGATGCTGAGGGTGGCGAGGGCCGCGGGCGTGAGGGGCTGGGTCAGGAACCTCAGGGACGGGAGGGTTGAGGCAGTGCTGGAGGGCCCCGAGGACGCCGTCATGAGGGTCATCGAGTGGGCCCGCAGGGGCCCTCCGGGGGCCTGGGTTGAGAGAGTCGAGGTCGTCTGGGAGCCCTACAGGGGCGAGTTCGAGGGCTTCGAGGTAGTGTACTAGCGACAGTACTACTGGGTAGTATTTTCCAGCTTTTCTCGCGTCTGTGTAGCCGTGCTAGGGCTTCTTCTGCCCGGGCTGTACTATTATGGGCGTGGCCTGTGCTCCGGGTACTGTCACTATCACGGTCGCCCCCGCTCTCGCGACCTCCTGTAGGCCCAGCATGTAGAGGTATATCCTCGCGAGTTCCGTGTCGTTGTACTGCGAGACTACGTAGTGGAGCGCCGCGCGGGTGGCGTTGGCCTTGAGGAGGAGGCTCTTGGCCTCGGCCTGCGCTACCGTGAGCGTGGCGTTGGCCTGGGCCTCGGCCTCCAGGACTCTCTTCGTGTAGTTCGCTCTGGCGAGCTCCTCTATCCTCTGCCTCTCGTACATCGCCCTTATCGCCTGCTGCTGGGCTGCTATTTTCTGGTTTATCGCGGAGGCTATCTCGGGCGGGAGGATGAAGTTCAGGATGTTCACCTCCAGGACCTTCACGCGCCCCGCGAGCTTGCCCTCCCTGCTCACTGCCTCCAGGTAGGCTGTCTGTATCCTCCTGGATATAACGTCCCGGTTCGTTATGAGCTCGTCCAGGCTGACCTTAGATATCTCGTCCCTGATTATCTGCCTCATGAGGGGCACCATGAGCCTGTCGTCGTAGTCGACGTTGGGGAAGTCGCGTACGAGCTGGTCGAACGTCGAGGGCTCCACCTGGTACCTCACGACGACCTCGACTGTGACGCTAACGCCGTCGCGCGTCAGCACTGTCGGCGGGACGTGCACCCACTGCTTGACGGCGGCCTCAGCCTGCGCGAACTCTATGGTCTCGACTGCCGTCGAGTCCTTGACGACGTACGCCCAGGGGGCCTTCAGGAAGACTGCGGGGCCCAGGATGGGCCTGGAGACCGTGCCGAAGAGCGGGTCGACGACTACAGCCACCTCGCTGACGCCGAGCGTCACGGTCGAGGCCGCGAGCACCAGCACTGCCACGCCCGTAGCGAGTAGGGCCGCTACGAGTAGCGCCAAAGGAGGCACGCGGGGCTTGCTACGTGCCTTAACCTTAATCCACTCCTCCCCCATCCCCGCACCCGCGTTAAGAGTGCTGTCTGCGCGCCTATATTTCTGTAGCGCCTGGCAGCGAGCCTCCGCGCCGCTACCCAGGTGGAGGCTCGGCTACACCAAAGTACTGAAGAGAGCGGTCTCCTCGTGTCGGCAGAGATTAATAGACCCCTATCCGCCTTCGCGGCGATTCCCGGCCCGATGAGGAAGTTGTAGGTCGGCAGTGCGCATGCGACGCTCTGAGGGTCTTGTACGTTAAGTAGCTCCTGTTCTTGAGAATGATTGACGCGTCTGCGATGTATTTTCGCCATAGGCGCTAGGCAGGTGCTCTGCCTACTAACCTTTTGCGGAGAGTTCCCGGCGAGCCCCGCGCCGTTTTTGCGCACACGTGGCGTACCCGGGTCATGGCGTCGTGGAGAATAGGAGCCGCCGTTATGAGGAGGTCGGTCTCGAAGGCGGTTCTAGAGCTGCCCGGGGTACGGGGGAGTCGCACGCCTGTGGCGCTCAGCGGGAGCCGGACAGGAACCCACTCGGGGTGGTAGCGCTCGGGGCTTTCGGGCCCATGCCCGGTTCCTTCAAGAGGTTTTTGAGGCCTACACGTGCGGTCACGAAGGCTTTAAGGCCTCGCGGGATCTGGAGGAGAGCTACTCTGCTCTGGTGCAGTGCGTAGCTGGAGCAGTTTGAGCGGACTTTAGCCTGTAAATCTGGGCTTTGGTTCAAGCCTCACGGGCCTCGGGCAGTCGCTCGGCGGGCTTTACTAGAGTGATAGGTAAGGTTAAAATACACTGTTTTACATTCTATTCAACGTGGGCAGGAGGAGCTACGTAAAGCTATCCTCAAAGGGGCAGATAGTCATCCCCGCGGAGATTAGGAGGGAGCTCGGCTTGACGGCCGGCGATAGGATTATCGTGGAGAGGGTGGGAGACGCGATACTCCTGCGGCCCGTCGTCAGGCTCTCGAAGCTGATGGGGGTCGACAGAATAGAGGGGGCGTCCGAGGAAGTCGAGAGGATGCGGGCGGAGTGGGACAGGGAGTTTGAGGGGCGCGCATGAAGTACCTCTTCGACACAAAGGCTCTCGTAGCTTTCTTCAACGGGGAGGAGGGGTGTGAGCGCGTCAGGGAGTTGCTGAGGGACGTGGAGGGCGGCGCCGCGGAGGGCTATGTGAGCGCAGTCACCCTGACGGAGCTGTACTACCTCTACGCGAGGAGGGCCGGGGCTGGCGTCGCCAGGAGGAGAGTAGAGCAAGTCCTCCTCTCGGACTTGAAGGTCATCCCGGTGGACGAGCACGTCGCCCTGAAAGCTGGGGAGTTCAAGTCCAGGTCTGTTCCGATCGCAGACGCCTTAATAGCGGCAAGCGCCTCTATCGTGGGTGCTAGGGTCGTGACGGACGACGAGCACTTCGAGAAGCTAGGCGTCGAGGTGGAGAAATTTAGGTAAGGAGGCGAGAAGTTAGGCCTCTCCGGCCAGCCTCTATTCTTGCACGGAGGCCAGCCGATCCTCCAGCATGCTAGCGCGGGAGACCGGGTGGGGGAAGGAAGACCCAGAGAACTGTGGCGCCGCGCGCCCTAACTCTAACCTACCCGCCCTCCGACTGCCGTTTCAGCCGCGTTCGCTGAAGCAGGGTCTTTGGGCCAAGTATCCTGGTGGCTTCAGCTGCGCGTCCAAGCCGGGCCCGGCAGCGCTGGGGTTCTAGAGCCACAACTCTACCGGTAAGAGGCGCCCTAAAGGGCGTTGCGGTTCCCACTACAGGAAGTACGATGCGTAGATGTTCTTCGGCCTCGCCGGCGTTGCCACGATCTTCACAGTTCTCCCCACGCCCTCTCTTAGCGCCAGCTCGTACACGAGCTTGTAGGCCACGAGGTCTTCCATCGCGAAGCCCACAGAGTCGAATAGCGTGACCTCCGACTGGCTTGTCCTGCCGGGCTTCAGCCCCAGGACTATCTCGCCGAGGTGCGCGTAGACTTTCTCCCTCGGCACTTGCTGGGCCTCGCCCTCGCGGAGCGCCTGGTCTGGGAAGTCTACTACGAGCTTAGCCCTCTCCACGAGGGCTTTCTCGAGCTCCACCTTGCCCGGGGAGTCGGAGCCGACAGCGTTCATGTGCGCCCCGTCCCGCACCCACGAGTTGTACACTACGGGAGGCGTCCCCGCGGGCTTGCAGGTCAGCGTCGTGAGGACGTCCGCCCTAGAAGCCACGACCTCCGGACCCGCCGGGGAGACGTCGAAGCTTATCCTAGACGCGGTGGAGGCGAAGTCCCTTAGGGCCTCGCTGTCCACGTCGTAGGCGTAGACTGCGGAGGGCTTCACGACCAGGGAGAGGGCGTGGAGGTGGGGGAGAGACTGGGCGCCTGTCCCTATGACGCCTAGGGCCTCGCTGTCCCTCCTCGCGAGGTACTTCGTCGCGAGGGCCGTCGCCGCGGCGGTGCGGAGGGCCGTGAGTATAGTCGACTCTGCGAGCATTAGCGGTAGCCCCGTCTCGCCGTCTACGAGGACGCCCAGGGCCATTATGGTCGACAGCCCGTACTCCCGCGGGTTGAGCGGGTGTGTGTTGACGACCTTCACCGCGAAGAACCTGGAGTCTGCGGCGGGCATGGACTCGACGGAGCCCTTCTCGAAGTAGAACTCGTGCCTCGCGGGAACCCTTATCTCGCCCCTAGCGAACAGCGCGAACCCCTCTTCAAGCCTGTGCATCATGAGCCTCAGGAACTCCTCGAGGCCCACGCGCTTGACCAGGCCGGCGACGTCTACCTCGTCTAGCAGGAGCGTCTCGACGCGCGGCCTGTCCCCAGAGGCCAAGCCCCAGCACCCACCGCATTCGAGCAGTAGGCATCTTAAGCTTACTGGAGCTGGAAGTGAAAAGTTTACAGCTGAAGGCCTGTGGGCTGTGTACATTTACCATATTTATAAGCCTAGGATGACTGTATGGCCCGTGGGGGAGTCTGAGAGGCGAGTCGACAGGCTCGACATCTTGGTTGGGTACATGGGCGGGGAGCGGAGGGACGTCCTCGAGAAGAAAGTTCTCGAAGCCTTCAGAGGGGCCCTCGAGGAGAAGGGGGTCGAGCCAAGTAGAGTGGAGAGGCTGAGGCTGAGGGACGAGGACGGTAGCCTAACGGGCGTCAGGGGCAGGGTTATCGACGTTGGCGTCCTTTCCGAGGGCGAGGAGGTATACGTTGTTAAGGCCAAGCCCTGGGCCGACGTAGAGCACGTGGAGTCGTTGCGCGTCGAGGCAGAGGCTGTCGGCAGGGCTCTGGGCAAGCGCGTGGCGGGGGTCTTCCTCGTGGCTGTCACGTGGACAGGGAGGCCTACGAGAGGGCTAGGGAGCTCGGAGTCGAGGTCGTCTGCGGCCACGTGGTAGAGTAGCTGCCCCCGTCTCCAGGGTAGACCCCCGTGCTATTGTATATATAATTACGATTTAATTGTGCAGTTTCTCTGGACTTCCTCTATTCCCAGAACTCTCGAGGTACTGACCCGCTCACAGCTGTCCTAGAGTGCCGCGGAGCCCGTTGTAACTGTTACTCTTCCCGCGCGTGGCAGGATCCCTGTAGCCTGTGAATAACGGTGTTATTACTAAATAAACCATTATTATAATTGAAGCAACCCTTGTTATTTTTGATAAGCATAATGTTATTGTCTAAGATAACGTGGTTGTACTATGCTCCCGCGAGGCCTCCGCCGCCTGCCACCAACCCGCGCCCCCTTCCTCCACGCAGAAGACGTATGACCCTCTTACATCGAGCTTTAGCCCGCTCCCCTTAATCCTCTCGTTAACCTCCTCTACCGCCTTGTTCACGTCCTCAGCTCTCCTCAACCGCCTGCCGAACACCCTCGCTAGTGACGGGGCTTTTGTCCAGTCAGTCCTGGTCTTCCCGTTTAGCTTTCTGCAGTCCTCCCTCACGAGGTTGTAGACAGTGACGTCATATTGCTGGGTGCGCGTAGAGGGCGAGATAATGCTGGTGAGTTGCCGGGTCGCAACTGTGGCTATCCGCTTGAGCAGGAGGCCTTTCAGGTCTATCCGCTGGCGTATCATAAGAGGCCCGAAGAGTGGCCGCTCGGTTTCCTCGCCCTTTATAGTCTCCTCTGCCCTATATAGGGCATCGTAGATTGTATCTAGCTCTGGGACTACGATCGGGACAAGCAAGGCTTCTTTAAGTGTAATGCGGGGCTGTTTGCTCGACACGACGACGTATACTAGCTTATACTCCTTGGACTTCTCGCCCATTTTGACAACGTCCTCGAGGTCAGCTCTCGCTCTTCCAAGCTGTGTGGGGTCTCCTGTAACCATAGGCCCGGCTTCTAAGGTTGGGGGCCTAGAGGTTGCCTGCTCTCAGGGCTTTCTCGCTCGCCCTCCTCGAGGCCTCGACTAGGTCTTCGGGCCCGTACGCCTCGTCGAGCCACGCCGCCTCCGGCCTCTCGGTTAGGCTGACGGCCCCGAACTTCGGCACGCCTAGCTTCCTGGCCAGCTCTGCGCCCCTCCTCGCCTCGGCCTCCGTCACTGCTCCGACTTTCACTTCGTAGGCTATGGCTGGCGCCCCGGAAGCGTCGAGGAGGACTACGTCCAGGTCTCCCTCCGGGGTCACGGTGTACGCCTGCCTGAGCCCCTTGTACTCGGCTAGTACCTCGCCTACCGCGAACTGCGCCTCCAACGCGAACCTGGCCTTCAGGTCTTCTGGCCGTGGCTGTAGCCCGGCGGAGAGGTACTTCTCGTCCGCGTAGAGTAGGAGCGAGACAGCGGGGCTTGCGAGCCTGTAGTAGCTCTTCGCGCCCCGCGTCCTCCAGAGCCTGATTCCCTCGACGAGCCCCATGCCCTCAAGGACTCCCAGCAGGCCTGTGACAGTGCTAGGCGCGGGGCTCGAAACTAGGCCCGCGCTGTAGAGTCTCTGCGATACGGCGCTGAGCCTCCACTCGCCGGACGCTAGCGCTCTGAGCGTGGCCTCGTAGGCCCTAGTGAGGCTCCTCTCCTCCTCCATGAACACCTCGCCTACGAGCCCCCCGGCGGCCATCGAGAGGGGCTCGGCCTTGAGGGCCAGGTCTTCCCAGGGCTTCCTCGAGAAGTCCAAGTGCGGGATGAGCCACGGATCCCTGGCGACGACGGCCCACAGGACAGCGTCGCGCGGGCCCATGTGCCTCGAGAGCGAGGCTACAGTGTCGGACATGCTGGCCACTCTGACGGGGAGGGGCGCGAGGAGGCCCAGGAGGGGGCTCCGGGAGTCGAACACCTTTCTCGAGACCCCGAGGCTCGAGCCGCAGAGCACGAGCCTGCCTTTGGCCTCCTGGTAGGCGACTGCCACTAGATCCCAGTACTTCTCCGGGAGCCTCTGGAACTCGTCCAGCACGGCTAGAGCCTCCTCGCCTCTCACCCTTGCGGTGACGGCCTTCAGGCAGTCTGCTAGAGGTAGAGTGTCCACGCCCCCGCTACTCTCAACTATGCACTCACCTCCCCTCGTCACAGTAACGTACATGTCCCAGTCGAGGCACCTCCTCAATAGCCACGTCTTCCCGGTCTTGCGCCTGCCGTATA contains these protein-coding regions:
- a CDS encoding metal-dependent hydrolase, with product MMARGHVGLALALYSLFLALYPGRLSDMYVFILMMVYVGFATLPDIDIRLLVKHRGVTHSLVGAVLSGLFGLAITYPAYPNRLDYALVSFAGGFAATLTHMLGDVFTYSKFKPLYPLSHKEVALGLFASSDPRVNNILARAGLSAFTVAFMHKAMVDTGVYENIPLGAALLWAVTLGAVGAVLSGQSPRAVSSRLLKAVELAPNPPTARRARSADDYFKRVDDYYRSIERSLNNYYRSVERSLSDYYRSFESSFSGSTGGRKRRKRK
- a CDS encoding acylphosphatase, with product MGSGGQGNVRAHVYVSGFVQGVGFRYSMLRVARAAGVRGWVRNLRDGRVEAVLEGPEDAVMRVIEWARRGPPGAWVERVEVVWEPYRGEFEGFEVVY
- a CDS encoding SPFH domain-containing protein translates to MGEEWIKVKARSKPRVPPLALLVAALLATGVAVLVLAASTVTLGVSEVAVVVDPLFGTVSRPILGPAVFLKAPWAYVVKDSTAVETIEFAQAEAAVKQWVHVPPTVLTRDGVSVTVEVVVRYQVEPSTFDQLVRDFPNVDYDDRLMVPLMRQIIRDEISKVSLDELITNRDVISRRIQTAYLEAVSREGKLAGRVKVLEVNILNFILPPEIASAINQKIAAQQQAIRAMYERQRIEELARANYTKRVLEAEAQANATLTVAQAEAKSLLLKANATRAALHYVVSQYNDTELARIYLYMLGLQEVARAGATVIVTVPGAQATPIIVQPGQKKP
- a CDS encoding AbrB/MazE/SpoVT family DNA-binding domain-containing protein, which gives rise to MGRRSYVKLSSKGQIVIPAEIRRELGLTAGDRIIVERVGDAILLRPVVRLSKLMGVDRIEGASEEVERMRAEWDREFEGRA
- a CDS encoding PIN domain-containing protein; translated protein: MKYLFDTKALVAFFNGEEGCERVRELLRDVEGGAAEGYVSAVTLTELYYLYARRAGAGVARRRVEQVLLSDLKVIPVDEHVALKAGEFKSRSVPIADALIAASASIVGARVVTDDEHFEKLGVEVEKFR
- a CDS encoding Rossmann-fold NAD(P)-binding domain-containing protein (catalyzes the formation of L-proline from L-ornithine); translation: MASGDRPRVETLLLDEVDVAGLVKRVGLEEFLRLMMHRLEEGFALFARGEIRVPARHEFYFEKGSVESMPAADSRFFAVKVVNTHPLNPREYGLSTIMALGVLVDGETGLPLMLAESTILTALRTAAATALATKYLARRDSEALGVIGTGAQSLPHLHALSLVVKPSAVYAYDVDSEALRDFASTASRISFDVSPAGPEVVASRADVLTTLTCKPAGTPPVVYNSWVRDGAHMNAVGSDSPGKVELEKALVERAKLVVDFPDQALREGEAQQVPREKVYAHLGEIVLGLKPGRTSQSEVTLFDSVGFAMEDLVAYKLVYELALREGVGRTVKIVATPARPKNIYASYFL
- a CDS encoding ATP-binding protein, which codes for MVIEIARRECSWLRATEGWLLVYGRRKTGKTWLLRRCLDWDMYVTVTRGGECIVESSGGVDTLPLADCLKAVTARVRGEEALAVLDEFQRLPEKYWDLVAVAYQEAKGRLVLCGSSLGVSRKVFDSRSPLLGLLAPLPVRVASMSDTVASLSRHMGPRDAVLWAVVARDPWLIPHLDFSRKPWEDLALKAEPLSMAAGGLVGEVFMEEERSLTRAYEATLRALASGEWRLSAVSQRLYSAGLVSSPAPSTVTGLLGVLEGMGLVEGIRLWRTRGAKSYYRLASPAVSLLLYADEKYLSAGLQPRPEDLKARFALEAQFAVGEVLAEYKGLRQAYTVTPEGDLDVVLLDASGAPAIAYEVKVGAVTEAEARRGAELARKLGVPKFGAVSLTERPEAAWLDEAYGPEDLVEASRRASEKALRAGNL